Within the Plesiomonas shigelloides genome, the region GTTGAAAGCGACAACGGGGGCCTATCAGAGGGCTGATGACCCACTGATAGACTTTGATGAATAGTATCATCAACCACGCGAGAGGCGAGAATGGCGACGCCATAATTTACTCAGAAGCTCCGTCAACTCAGGGTTACTGAGATCGGCAATGCCCTTTTTCGCAATCACCACGAAGTCTACCGCAGGCAGTTCATGTTGATTGAGACGGAAGCTTTCCCGTACCAAACGTTTGATGCGGTTACGCTCGTGAGCACGCTTGACATGTTTTTTGGCCACAGTGAGGCCTAAACGAGCATGGCCCAGATCGTTGGATCGCGCAAGAATAGTAAGCTGGGGAGAGCCGGCCCGTTGGGGCTGCTGGAAAACGAAGCTAAATTGAGCGGGAGTTAACAAACGTAACTCCCGAGGAAAAGCTAGCTTAATCACACTATG harbors:
- the rnpA gene encoding ribonuclease P protein component — its product is MIKLAFPRELRLLTPAQFSFVFQQPQRAGSPQLTILARSNDLGHARLGLTVAKKHVKRAHERNRIKRLVRESFRLNQHELPAVDFVVIAKKGIADLSNPELTELLSKLWRRHSRLSRG